In one Mesorhizobium australicum genomic region, the following are encoded:
- a CDS encoding DUF1330 domain-containing protein, with the protein MSGHIDPTRERFGEFRRLPDDGPVHMLNLVRLRDRAAYPDGREASGREAYAAYGRESGPIFRRVGGRIAWSGDFRLMLIGPSEERWDICFIAEYPSAAAFVEMIKDPDYQKAVIHRQAAVEDSRLIRTAPKLTGAGFGE; encoded by the coding sequence ATGAGCGGCCATATAGACCCGACGCGCGAGAGGTTCGGCGAATTCCGCCGGCTGCCGGATGACGGCCCGGTGCATATGCTGAATCTGGTGCGGCTGCGCGACCGTGCTGCCTATCCGGACGGGCGCGAGGCGAGCGGCCGCGAGGCCTATGCCGCCTATGGGCGCGAGAGTGGGCCAATCTTCCGCCGTGTCGGTGGCCGTATCGCCTGGAGCGGCGATTTCCGGCTGATGCTGATCGGGCCGAGCGAGGAGCGCTGGGACATCTGCTTCATCGCGGAATATCCGTCGGCGGCGGCCTTCGTGGAGATGATCAAGGATCCGGACTACCAGAAGGCGGTGATCCACCGTCAGGCGGCGGTGGAGGATTCGCGGCTGATCCGCACGGCGCCGAAACTCACGGGTGCGGGATTTGGCGAGTAA